In Fructilactobacillus cliffordii, a single genomic region encodes these proteins:
- a CDS encoding acyltransferase family protein, which yields MPTDRPKNRFITGFTGLRALAVICVILYHFNPALFSGGYLGVPVFLTLSGYLVTDHLLNEYQTTGTFSYGHFWYKRLKRLYPTLIVMLFATAAYITFFQRNILANLWQSILTNLAYVYNWFEILNGQSYFQKFAGSESPFTHLWTLSIEGQFYLIWPLIVILLLHFFRKSKRAIFWTALILSVISALLMAFLFKPGVDPSRVYYGTDTRMFSILLGACLTVLWPSQKTLSNPNSQQRWFFEVIGAIGMAGMVITVFTVGAQSPFLYRGGMFLFSIFTVLAMWAIIANASVWNRLLTNPVFDWIGSRSYEIYVYQLPVFVFFGDKITNLSDYQWLYAIIEVVIILVISELSYRYVEVPFSHYDYAHAARQILNFVNHITPRRAILSLIIALGMVGFLQSTIVDPKVANHSPLANHIKQNAKKEKQYNQKLAQQIKDGKKVKRTSEDEAKIQKDGLTKAQLKQAQQLSGSAVGDSVMLAGRDDLQKIFPQLYIDAQVSRQADAAISSLKEMQSKGVLGKNVIIGLGTNGNINQDTIDEVIKIAGPNRNVFWINNHIPSQPWQNKNNDLLTEAHQKNKNFYVIDWNDYVENHPDWLYNDQAHPNTTGAPKYATFIAKNVLEHEKK from the coding sequence ATGCCAACTGATCGCCCTAAAAATCGCTTCATTACCGGATTTACGGGTTTGCGAGCCCTAGCCGTTATTTGTGTTATTCTGTACCATTTTAATCCTGCTCTCTTTAGTGGGGGTTATTTAGGGGTTCCGGTCTTCTTGACCCTTTCAGGATACCTAGTAACAGACCATCTGCTTAATGAATACCAAACGACTGGTACCTTCAGTTACGGTCATTTTTGGTATAAACGTTTGAAACGTCTGTATCCAACTCTGATTGTGATGCTCTTTGCTACAGCCGCTTACATTACATTTTTCCAACGTAACATTCTAGCCAACCTCTGGCAGAGTATCTTGACAAACCTTGCATACGTATATAACTGGTTCGAAATTTTAAACGGTCAGTCTTACTTTCAAAAGTTTGCTGGTTCAGAGTCCCCTTTTACGCACCTCTGGACCCTCTCCATTGAAGGCCAGTTCTATCTAATTTGGCCTCTGATTGTCATTTTATTACTCCACTTTTTCCGTAAATCTAAACGTGCAATCTTCTGGACGGCCCTAATTCTTTCCGTGATTTCGGCTCTCTTAATGGCCTTCTTGTTTAAACCTGGTGTTGATCCTAGTCGGGTTTATTATGGAACTGATACCCGGATGTTTTCCATCCTGTTAGGGGCTTGCTTAACGGTCCTCTGGCCGAGTCAAAAGACACTTAGCAACCCAAATTCCCAACAACGCTGGTTTTTCGAGGTGATTGGCGCCATTGGAATGGCTGGAATGGTAATCACCGTCTTTACGGTCGGCGCCCAATCACCATTCTTATACCGTGGGGGGATGTTCCTCTTTTCCATCTTCACCGTCCTCGCCATGTGGGCCATCATCGCTAACGCCAGCGTTTGGAATCGCTTGTTAACGAATCCGGTCTTTGATTGGATTGGATCAAGAAGTTATGAAATCTATGTCTATCAATTACCGGTCTTCGTATTCTTTGGCGATAAAATTACGAACCTTTCTGATTACCAGTGGCTCTACGCCATCATTGAAGTTGTCATCATTCTGGTGATTTCAGAGCTTTCCTACCGTTACGTGGAAGTTCCCTTCAGCCACTATGATTATGCCCACGCTGCTCGGCAGATTTTGAATTTTGTCAATCACATTACTCCGCGGCGGGCCATCCTCTCCTTAATCATTGCATTAGGAATGGTGGGTTTCCTTCAATCCACCATTGTGGACCCCAAGGTGGCGAACCATTCTCCACTGGCTAACCACATTAAGCAAAACGCCAAAAAGGAAAAACAATATAACCAAAAACTAGCCCAACAAATTAAAGACGGTAAAAAAGTTAAACGAACCTCTGAAGACGAAGCAAAAATTCAAAAAGACGGACTTACCAAGGCGCAACTAAAACAGGCTCAACAATTATCTGGAAGTGCCGTGGGCGACTCCGTCATGTTAGCGGGTCGGGATGATTTACAAAAGATTTTCCCACAACTCTACATTGACGCTCAGGTCTCCCGCCAAGCTGATGCAGCCATTTCTTCCTTAAAAGAAATGCAAAGTAAGGGAGTCTTGGGTAAAAATGTTATCATTGGACTAGGTACTAACGGGAACATTAATCAGGATACCATCGACGAAGTGATTAAAATTGCGGGTCCTAACCGCAACGTTTTCTGGATTAATAACCACATTCCGTCTCAACCATGGCAAAACAAGAACAACGACCTCTTAACGGAAGCCCACCAAAAGAACAAAAACTTCTACGTGATTGATTGGAATGACTACGTCGAAAACCATCCGGATTGGCTTTACAATGATCAAGCGCACCCCAACACTACTGGAGCGCCTAAATACGCTACGTTCATTGCCAAAAACGTTTTAGAACATGAAAAAAAATAG
- a CDS encoding TVP38/TMEM64 family protein codes for MKLPRISRMDLIKIGATIIGILILLMIFKDYLPQIKMMFDPSKRPQAIHEIRQHGAFDALLLMVLLFIGTVVPGIPVMPIAILAGLCFGTLFGTLINAISIGLGNLVAIHLISLFKRDVQKEYKHNRFADHLKNSKNPLMALVVGYSIPAIPSYLVSLQAANDERRFGNQLVQVAACLGTIPLALIYALGGNSLLAGKWLELLIVVIILLLFFLGADRFLKYLAG; via the coding sequence ATGAAATTACCCCGAATCAGTCGCATGGATCTCATTAAAATCGGTGCCACCATCATCGGCATTTTAATTTTGCTAATGATCTTTAAAGATTACCTCCCCCAAATTAAGATGATGTTTGATCCCTCAAAACGACCACAAGCCATCCACGAAATTCGCCAACATGGTGCGTTCGATGCCCTGCTTTTGATGGTGCTCTTATTTATCGGGACCGTCGTGCCGGGGATTCCTGTAATGCCAATCGCAATTTTAGCTGGATTATGCTTTGGCACCCTATTTGGAACTTTAATTAATGCAATCTCCATCGGTCTGGGTAACTTAGTAGCCATTCATCTAATTAGCCTCTTCAAACGTGACGTCCAAAAAGAATACAAACATAATCGGTTTGCGGATCACCTAAAAAACAGCAAGAATCCCCTGATGGCACTGGTCGTGGGTTATTCAATTCCAGCCATCCCATCTTATCTCGTTAGCTTACAAGCTGCTAACGACGAAAGACGCTTTGGGAATCAACTAGTCCAAGTGGCGGCTTGTTTGGGAACAATCCCTCTGGCCTTGATTTATGCCCTCGGAGGAAATTCACTGCTCGCCGGGAAATGGCTAGAATTATTGATTGTGGTCATAATTCTCTTGTTATTTTTCTTGGGAGCAGACCGCTTCTTAAAGTATTTAGCGGGATAA
- a CDS encoding iron-sulfur cluster biosynthesis family protein → MNLTITDPAMDYIKKRMPDAKYYLLATDDGSNQYSKGGGSCTVGDTFQVVGVSKLEAPYDVKMDNNQDAPFYTSKNDMSFFDKGMKIDFNHNWLQLKSDSELLDGQMTTNDATKGVENTGMDGVIGC, encoded by the coding sequence ATGAACTTAACGATTACTGACCCAGCAATGGACTACATCAAGAAACGCATGCCAGATGCTAAATACTACCTGTTAGCTACTGATGATGGTTCCAACCAATACTCAAAGGGTGGCGGTTCTTGTACCGTTGGTGACACTTTCCAAGTGGTAGGTGTTTCTAAGTTAGAAGCTCCATATGACGTTAAAATGGATAATAATCAGGATGCTCCTTTCTACACGAGTAAAAATGACATGTCATTCTTTGACAAGGGTATGAAGATTGACTTTAATCACAACTGGCTACAATTAAAGAGCGATAGTGAACTATTAGACGGTCAAATGACTACTAATGATGCTACTAAAGGCGTTGAAAACACTGGCATGGACGGTGTGATTGGCTGCTAA
- a CDS encoding glucose 1-dehydrogenase — MYKDLEGKTAVITGGDSGIGAAIAERLGQEHMNVVINYHRNEAAANDTAAKVEAAGGKATTIQQDISDEAAADALVKKAVATFGGLDVFFNNAGMEKRCPTDQIELNDWNAVLDVNLTGTFLGTKAALDYWLANKKKGAIINTSSVHQQIPWPNFASYAASKGGVKLFTETTAMEYANQNIRINQICPGAINTPINAKKFANPEQYKSTVSMVPMNRIGTPEEVAAGAAFLASDQASYITGVSLYIDGGMTLYPSFMGGKG, encoded by the coding sequence ATGTACAAAGATCTTGAAGGCAAGACGGCTGTGATTACCGGGGGAGACTCTGGAATTGGCGCTGCAATTGCTGAACGACTCGGTCAAGAACACATGAACGTGGTCATTAACTACCATCGTAATGAAGCGGCAGCTAACGATACTGCTGCTAAAGTCGAAGCTGCTGGTGGAAAAGCCACGACTATTCAACAAGACATTAGTGACGAAGCCGCTGCTGATGCATTGGTAAAAAAGGCCGTTGCTACTTTCGGTGGACTAGACGTGTTCTTTAACAACGCCGGCATGGAAAAACGGTGTCCAACGGATCAAATCGAACTTAACGATTGGAACGCTGTTTTAGACGTTAACTTGACCGGAACTTTCTTAGGAACCAAGGCTGCTTTAGACTACTGGTTGGCTAACAAGAAAAAAGGCGCCATCATCAACACCTCTTCCGTGCATCAACAAATTCCATGGCCAAACTTTGCTAGCTATGCAGCCAGCAAAGGTGGTGTAAAGCTCTTTACCGAAACTACGGCTATGGAATACGCTAACCAAAATATTCGAATTAACCAAATTTGTCCGGGGGCCATTAATACTCCAATCAACGCCAAGAAGTTTGCAAATCCAGAACAATACAAATCCACGGTTTCCATGGTACCCATGAATCGGATTGGAACTCCCGAAGAAGTAGCCGCTGGAGCTGCCTTCCTAGCCTCTGACCAAGCCAGTTACATTACTGGAGTTTCCCTCTACATTGATGGTGGAATGACGCTTTATCCTTCCTTCATGGGGGGTAAAGGCTAA